Proteins from a genomic interval of Gossypium hirsutum isolate 1008001.06 chromosome A09, Gossypium_hirsutum_v2.1, whole genome shotgun sequence:
- the LOC107889020 gene encoding protein MALE DISCOVERER 2 isoform X6: MVIPSGLALLEFRARIDSDPYGAFANWNSNDSSPCLWWGVHCVDGKVQMLDLSALSLEGTLAPELGKLSNLRSLVLYKNHFSGAIPKEFGELTKLELLDLRENDLGGTIPAEIGKMLSLKRLLLCDNKLEGSIPSDLGRLNLLSKLQYDENLTSTSATGIGCINRKFGLCLWQSSLKQLSRMGSLLMPIKGTLIRYLNALPLPQQKDSLAEHQDDCCSDVPAGSSEQQIANSMQDVASFARRRLLAQSKNLPAVPATGMSSNEQIISLPTTRSSGSFPAVPKAKQPSAPSPSPSPPVEMPPTLETDSKPGEPPAEEPSESGSGNLWKYLIIIPVVVILLAFLAFLFLCRKRAAKTIGPWKTGLSGQLQKAFVTGVPSLNRVELETACEDFSNIIDTIGGCRVYKGTLSSGVEIAVAATGISSLKDWSKNSEKAYRRKIDKLSRINHKNYVNLIGYCEEDEPFNRMMVFEYAPNGTLFEHLHVKEMEHLDWNARVRIIMGVAYCLQYMHHDLNPPLAHPNLSSSSIYLTDDYAAKLGEIGCLPSTSKSETSSDSESQHSSELPPLVDLEANVYNFGLLLLEIISGKLPCSEEQGPIEKWADQYLSDKSNFGSMTDPTLDSFKIEELEIICEVIKECIATDPRKRPTMKDIITKLREVIQVAPEQATPRLSPLWWAELEILSMEAT; the protein is encoded by the exons ATGGTAATTCCTTCTG GTTTGGCTTTGTTAGAATTTCGAGCCAGAATTGACTCTGATCCTTATGGTGCGTTTGCAAATTGGAATTCCAATGATAGCTCTCCATGCTTGTGGTGGGGAGTTCATTGTGTCGATGGTAAAGTGCAAATGCT GGATTTGAGTGCCCTTTCTTTGGAAGGAACATTGGCACCAGAGCTGGGGAAATTAAGCAACTTAAGATCACT TGTGCTCTATAAAAACCATTTCTCCGGTGCCATTCCAAAAGAGTTTGGAGAGCTTACGAAGCTGGAGCTACTGGATTTGAGGGAAAATGACTTGGGTGGAACAATTCCAGCAGAAATAGGAAAAATGTTGTCTCTAAAACGCTT GTTACTTTGTGACAACAAGTTGGAGGGCAGCATTCCTTCGGATCTTGGGAGACTAAACTTGCTCTCCAAACTGCAATATGATGAAAACCTTACATCGACGTCAGCTACCGGAATTGGCTGCATAAATAGGAAGTTTGGACTGTG CCTATGGCAAAGCAGTTTGAAACAACTGAGCAGAATGGGTTCATTGCTCATGCCGATTAAAGGCACACTTATACGTTACCTCAATGCGTTGCCATTACCACA GCAAAAGGACTCGCTGGCCGAGCATCAAGACGATTGCTGCAGTGATGTGCCTG CAGGTTCATCTGAACAACAGATAGCCAATAGCATGCAGGATGTTGCCTCTTTTGCACGTCGTAGGCTGCTTGCACAGTCAAAGAACCTCCCAGCTGTGCCTGCTACTGGTATGTCGTCTAACGAACAGATCATTTCTCTCCCGACTACCCGAAGTAGTGGGAGCTTCCCTGCTGTGCCGAAGGCAAAACAGCCTTCTgcaccatcaccatcaccatcaccaccAGTTGAAATGCCTCCTACCCTGGAGACTGATTCGAAGCCTGGAGAGCCACCTGCTGAAGAACCTTCAGAATCTGGTTCCGGGAATTTATGGAAATATCTCATTATCATTCCCGTTGTGGTCATCCTGCTTGCATTTTTGGCATTTTTGTTCCTGTGTCGTAAACGAGCAGCAAAAACGATCGGACCTTGGAAAACTGGATTAAGTGGACAGCTGCAGAAAGCTTTTGTTACAG GAGTGCCTAGCCTAAACCGAGTGGAACTCGAAACAGCCTGTGAGGATTTTAGCAATATAATTGACACAATTGGAGGTTGTAGAGTGTATAAAGGGACACTTTCCAGCGGAGTTGAGATTGCTGTTGCTGCAACTGGCATTTCATCTTTAAAAGACTGGTCCAAGAACTCGGAGAAAGCCTATCGGAGAAAG ATCGATAAATTGTCAAGAATTAACCATAAGAACTATGTCAACCTTATTGGCTACTGTGAGGAGGATGAACCTTTCAACAGGATGATGGTGTTTGAATATGCTCCAAATGGGACCCTTTTCGAGCACCTGCATG TTAAAGAAATGGAACATCTTGATTGGAATGCAAGGGTGAGGATCATCATGGGTGTTGCTTATTGTCTTCAATATATGCATCATGATCTAAATCCTCCCTTAGCTCATCCAAACTTAAGTTCATCTTCTATCTATCTAACGGACGATTATGCTGCAAAG CTTGGAGAAATTGGCTGTTTACCATCCACATCAAAGTCAGAGACCTCAAGTGATTCTGAATCACAACATTCATCTGAATTGCCACCATTAGTTGATTTAGAAGCGAATGTCTATAACTTCGGATTATTGTTACTCGAAATCATTTCCGGAAAGCTTCCTTGTTCTGAAGAACAAGGACCAATCGAGAAATGG GCGGACCAATACTTGAGCGATAAGTCGAACTTCGGCTCGATGACTGATCCTACGCTCGATTCGTTCAAAATTGAAGAGCTCGAGATAATCTGTGAGGTTATCAAAGAATGTATCGCAACGGATCCAAGGAAAAGACCAACGATGAAAGATATAatcacgaaattgagagaagtGATTCAAGTCGCCCCGGAACAAGCTACCCCAAGACTCTCCCCGTTGTGGTGGGCTGAACTTGAGATTTTATCAATGGAGGCTACCTAA
- the LOC107889020 gene encoding protein MALE DISCOVERER 2 isoform X5, with product MVIPSDEGLALLEFRARIDSDPYGAFANWNSNDSSPCLWWGVHCVDGKVQMLDLSALSLEGTLAPELGKLSNLRSLVLYKNHFSGAIPKEFGELTKLELLDLRENDLGGTIPAEIGKMLSLKRLLLCDNKLEGSIPSDLGRLNLLSKLQYDENLTSTSATGIGCINRKFGLCLWQSSLKQLSRMGSLLMPIKGTLIRYLNALPLPQQKDSLAEHQDDCCSDVPAGSSEQQIANSMQDVASFARRRLLAQSKNLPAVPATGMSSNEQIISLPTTRSSGSFPAVPKAKQPSAPSPSPSPPVEMPPTLETDSKPGEPPAEEPSESGSGNLWKYLIIIPVVVILLAFLAFLFLCRKRAAKTIGPWKTGLSGQLQKAFVTGVPSLNRVELETACEDFSNIIDTIGGCRVYKGTLSSGVEIAVAATGISSLKDWSKNSEKAYRRKIDKLSRINHKNYVNLIGYCEEDEPFNRMMVFEYAPNGTLFEHLHVKEMEHLDWNARVRIIMGVAYCLQYMHHDLNPPLAHPNLSSSSIYLTDDYAAKLGEIGCLPSTSKSETSSDSESQHSSELPPLVDLEANVYNFGLLLLEIISGKLPCSEEQGPIEKWADQYLSDKSNFGSMTDPTLDSFKIEELEIICEVIKECIATDPRKRPTMKDIITKLREVIQVAPEQATPRLSPLWWAELEILSMEAT from the exons ATGGTAATTCCTTCTG ATGAAGGTTTGGCTTTGTTAGAATTTCGAGCCAGAATTGACTCTGATCCTTATGGTGCGTTTGCAAATTGGAATTCCAATGATAGCTCTCCATGCTTGTGGTGGGGAGTTCATTGTGTCGATGGTAAAGTGCAAATGCT GGATTTGAGTGCCCTTTCTTTGGAAGGAACATTGGCACCAGAGCTGGGGAAATTAAGCAACTTAAGATCACT TGTGCTCTATAAAAACCATTTCTCCGGTGCCATTCCAAAAGAGTTTGGAGAGCTTACGAAGCTGGAGCTACTGGATTTGAGGGAAAATGACTTGGGTGGAACAATTCCAGCAGAAATAGGAAAAATGTTGTCTCTAAAACGCTT GTTACTTTGTGACAACAAGTTGGAGGGCAGCATTCCTTCGGATCTTGGGAGACTAAACTTGCTCTCCAAACTGCAATATGATGAAAACCTTACATCGACGTCAGCTACCGGAATTGGCTGCATAAATAGGAAGTTTGGACTGTG CCTATGGCAAAGCAGTTTGAAACAACTGAGCAGAATGGGTTCATTGCTCATGCCGATTAAAGGCACACTTATACGTTACCTCAATGCGTTGCCATTACCACA GCAAAAGGACTCGCTGGCCGAGCATCAAGACGATTGCTGCAGTGATGTGCCTG CAGGTTCATCTGAACAACAGATAGCCAATAGCATGCAGGATGTTGCCTCTTTTGCACGTCGTAGGCTGCTTGCACAGTCAAAGAACCTCCCAGCTGTGCCTGCTACTGGTATGTCGTCTAACGAACAGATCATTTCTCTCCCGACTACCCGAAGTAGTGGGAGCTTCCCTGCTGTGCCGAAGGCAAAACAGCCTTCTgcaccatcaccatcaccatcaccaccAGTTGAAATGCCTCCTACCCTGGAGACTGATTCGAAGCCTGGAGAGCCACCTGCTGAAGAACCTTCAGAATCTGGTTCCGGGAATTTATGGAAATATCTCATTATCATTCCCGTTGTGGTCATCCTGCTTGCATTTTTGGCATTTTTGTTCCTGTGTCGTAAACGAGCAGCAAAAACGATCGGACCTTGGAAAACTGGATTAAGTGGACAGCTGCAGAAAGCTTTTGTTACAG GAGTGCCTAGCCTAAACCGAGTGGAACTCGAAACAGCCTGTGAGGATTTTAGCAATATAATTGACACAATTGGAGGTTGTAGAGTGTATAAAGGGACACTTTCCAGCGGAGTTGAGATTGCTGTTGCTGCAACTGGCATTTCATCTTTAAAAGACTGGTCCAAGAACTCGGAGAAAGCCTATCGGAGAAAG ATCGATAAATTGTCAAGAATTAACCATAAGAACTATGTCAACCTTATTGGCTACTGTGAGGAGGATGAACCTTTCAACAGGATGATGGTGTTTGAATATGCTCCAAATGGGACCCTTTTCGAGCACCTGCATG TTAAAGAAATGGAACATCTTGATTGGAATGCAAGGGTGAGGATCATCATGGGTGTTGCTTATTGTCTTCAATATATGCATCATGATCTAAATCCTCCCTTAGCTCATCCAAACTTAAGTTCATCTTCTATCTATCTAACGGACGATTATGCTGCAAAG CTTGGAGAAATTGGCTGTTTACCATCCACATCAAAGTCAGAGACCTCAAGTGATTCTGAATCACAACATTCATCTGAATTGCCACCATTAGTTGATTTAGAAGCGAATGTCTATAACTTCGGATTATTGTTACTCGAAATCATTTCCGGAAAGCTTCCTTGTTCTGAAGAACAAGGACCAATCGAGAAATGG GCGGACCAATACTTGAGCGATAAGTCGAACTTCGGCTCGATGACTGATCCTACGCTCGATTCGTTCAAAATTGAAGAGCTCGAGATAATCTGTGAGGTTATCAAAGAATGTATCGCAACGGATCCAAGGAAAAGACCAACGATGAAAGATATAatcacgaaattgagagaagtGATTCAAGTCGCCCCGGAACAAGCTACCCCAAGACTCTCCCCGTTGTGGTGGGCTGAACTTGAGATTTTATCAATGGAGGCTACCTAA